The proteins below are encoded in one region of Sebastes fasciatus isolate fSebFas1 chromosome 16, fSebFas1.pri, whole genome shotgun sequence:
- the stk10 gene encoding serine/threonine-protein kinase 10 translates to MMALARFSKILRLPTLEIKKKLKQYDHVHRDINPNDLWEIIGELGDGAFGKVYKARSKETGALAAAKVIETKCEEELEDYIVEIDILAKCDHRYIVKLLDAFYHDNKLWIMIEFCPGGAVDATMLELDRGLTEPQIKVVCRQMLEALDYLHSMKIIHRDLKAGNILLMLDGDIKLADFGVSAKNTKTLQRRDSFIGTPYWMAPEVVMCETMKDAPYDYKADVWSLGITLIELAQIEPPHHELNPMRVLLKIAKSEPPTLEQPHKWSQEFKDFLKTALDKNPDTRPTVGQLHEHPFVKSVTSNRPLRELVAEAKAEVMEEIEDNREEGEEDDAMDLTVTSQASLEDQSPDVSSPATPSPTTPIPVPRKGAEPQLPTEEQPAAVMGVPVPLPRHNLPPKDPEELDDKLADEVILESEKSESEASTKTSSSDSGIEDGKSTPTSEEKVAVETPETEQPPSLQPDASEEHVDIIMDSTDSAPPKIQVTEEESNAVANRGLPTPNPAVTPTASPAPSSAASPQSTPRSEVNGGPPKGTRERKSTGGNAERTSTGGNTDRTSTGGNAEAYINGGIINKRYSYSGSVASESMDMSIHKETISMAARDFSRKTLKRTRKFVIDGLEVSVTTSKIIRDDEQKDEEMRFLRRQELRELRLLQKEEQRAQAGLYAKLEIQRDQMQRRFDQEMNAKKKHYDVELESLEKNQKQTIEKMEGDHHVKLKDETKRIKVEQERDLHKFQDQLKHKKKEVKQSADKLPRSQRKESLKHMMNSFQENKIREEEKFLSAQKNHLDKTLNRIISSNKREIAEMERGCLNRKHQLIREREATIWDMEEKNLYERHQLLKQQLKDKYFLQRHQLLKKHGTEQEQMQCYNQRMIEILKGRQQQEKNRLPKIQRGEAKTRMAMFKKSLRINSTGSSSEDREKIKQFSQQEDKRQKAERQHQQQKHESQMREMIGQCESNIRELQQLQNEKCHLLIENETQRLKYLDEQQNQLLKDWRDQLKPRKKALEEELNMKKKEQERFFKMSSSSDCPNPSSPNKLSKFVPYQDSSNT, encoded by the exons GCCAGGAGCAAGGAGACGGGAGCTCTGGCTGCGGCCAAAGTGATCGAGACAAAAtgtgaggaggagctggaggactaCATCGTTGAGATCGACATCCTGGCTAAATGTGACCACCGCTACATCGTCAAGCTGCTTGACGCATTTTACCATGACAACAAACTGTGG ATCATGATCGAGTTCTGCCCCGGAGGTGCTGTGGATGCCACAATGCTAG AGTTGGATCGCGGGCTGACGGAGCCACAGATTAAGGTGGTGTGTCGCCAGATGCTGGAAGCTCTGGACTACCTCCACAGCATGAAGATCATCCACAGAGACCTGAAGGCCGGTAacatcctcctcatgctggatGGAGACATCAAACTGG CTGATTTTGGCGTGTCTGCGAAAAACACCAAAACCTTACAGAGAAGAGATTCTTTCATCGGAACGCCATACTG gATGGCCCCAGAGGTGGTGATGTGCGAGACGATGAAGGATGCTCCGTACGACTACAAGGCCGACGTCTGGTCTCTGGGAATCACTCTGATCGAGCTGGCCCAGATCGAACCCCCTCACCACGAGCTCAACCCCATGAGGGTGCTGTTGAAGATCGCCAAGTCGGAGCCGCCCACCCTGGAGCAGCCGCACAAATG GTCACAGGAGTTTAAAGATTTCCTGAAGACAGCCTTGGACAAAAACCCAGATACTCGTCCGACTGTAGGACAACTCCACGAG CACCCGTTTGTGAAATCGGTGACGTCTAACCGCCCACTGCGGGAGCTGGTGGCTGAAGCCAAGGCTGAGGTCATGGAGGAAATAGAGGACAatagggaggaaggagaggaggacgaCGCCATGGACCTCACTGTG ACCAGTCAGGCCAGTTTGGAAGACCAGTCTCCGGACGTCTCGAGCCCCGCCACGCCCTCCCCCACCACACCAATACCTGTACCCAGGAAGGGGGCCGAGCCACAGTTACCAACAGAGGAGCAGCCGGCCGCCGTCATGGGGGTCCCTGTTCCCCTACCACGGCACAATCTCCCTCCAAAGGATCCCGAGGAGCTGGATGACAAACTGGCCGATGAAGTCATTCTGGAGTCTGAGAAATCGGAGAGCGAGGCCTCAACTAAGACCTCCAGCTCAGATTCAGGCATTGAGGATGGGAAGAGTACCCCCACATCGGAGGAAAAG gtTGCTGTGGAGACACCAGAGACGGAACAGCCACCATCTCTCCAGCCTGATGCATCTGAGGAACATGTTGACATCATCATGGACTCAACAGACTCAGCGCCGCCCAAGATCCAGGTGACCGAGGAGGAGAGCAACGCTGTGGCTAACAGAGGCTTACCAACTCCGAACCCCGCTGTCACTCCTACAGCCAGTCCCgctccctcctctgctgcttcGCCACAGTCTACACCCCGTTCTGAGGTGAATGGTGGCCCACCCAAGGGTACCCGAGAGCGAAAGTCGACAGGAGGAAACGCTGAGCGGACGTCGACAGGAGGAAATACTGATCGGACGTCGACAGGAGGAAACGCTGAGGCTTACATCAATGGAGGGATTATCAACAAGCGGTACTCTTATTCAGGCAGCGTGGCATCGGAGAGCATGGACATGTCGATCCACAAGGAGACCATCTCAATGGCTGCAAGG GACTTCTCGAGGAAGACTCTGAAGCGAACCAGGAAGTTCGTCATCGACGGCTTGGAGGTGAGCGTGACCACCTCCAAGATCATCAGGGATGATGAGCAGAAAGACGAGGAGATGAGATTCCTGAG aCGTCAGGAGTTGCGGGAGCTCCGTTTGCTGCAGAAGGAAGAGCAACGCGCTCAGGCCGGTCTCTACGCCAAACTGGAAATACAGAGAGACCAAATGCAGAGACGTTTTGACCAGGAGATGAAT GCCAAGAAGAAGCACTACGATGTTGAGCTGGAGAGCCTGGAGAAGAACCAGAAGCAGACTATTGAGAAGATGGAAGGAGACCACCATGTTAAACTCAAGGACGAGACCAAACGCATCAAAGTAGAGCAGGAACGCGACCTCCACAAGTTCCAGGATCAgctaaaacacaagaaaaaggAG gtAAAACAATCTGCTGATAAGCTGCCCAGAAGTCAGCGTAAAGAATCCTTGAAGCATATGATGAATTCCTTCCAAGAGAATAAGATAAGAGAG gagGAGAAGTTCTTATCAGCGCAGAAGAACCACCTGGACAAAACGTTGAACAGAATCATCTCCAGCAACAAGAGAGAGATTGCAGAGATGGAGAGGGGATGCCTTAACAGGAAGCACCAGCTAATCAGAG AGCGTGAAGCTACAATatgggacatggaggagaagaaCCTTTACGAGAGACACCAGTTATTGAAGCAGCAGCTGAAAGACAAGTACTTCCTCCAGAGGCATCAGCTTCTCAAAAAACACGGGACG GAGCAGGAACAGATGCAGTGCTACAATCAGCGAATGATTGAGATTCTGAAAGGTcggcagcagcaggagaagaACCGGCTGCCTAAGATCCAGCGCGGCGAGGCCAAGACCCGCATGGCCATGTTCAAGAAGAGCCTCCGCATCAACTCAACCGGCAGCTCatcagaggacagagagaagaTCAAACAG TTTTCTCAGCAGGAGGACAAGCGGCAGAAGGCAGAGaggcagcatcagcagcagaaacacgAGAGCCAGATGAGAGAGATGATTGGCCAGTGTGAGAGCAATAtcagagagctgcagcagctaCAG AATGAAAAATGTCACCTGCTGATTGAGAACGAGACTCAGAGGCTCAAATATCTGGATGAACAACAGAACCAGCTGCTGAAGGACTGGAGGGATCAGCTGAAACCCAGAAAGAAG GCCCTTGAAGAGGAACTAAACATGAAGAAAAAGGAGCAGGAGAGATTCTTCAAGATGAGTTCGAGCTCCGATTGCCCGAACCCAAGTTCCCCCAACAAACTCTCCAAGTTTGTGCCTTACCAAGACTCTTCCAACACATAA